A section of the Streptomyces sp. NBC_00178 genome encodes:
- a CDS encoding DUF6284 family protein codes for MKTIVALQALVTAAPLDFEPSAAELEAIDREMPLIRAEVELLDAQIMTIDRPVNELDTRRVRRARNRVLAARRDLTNRAGTEHTGGAA; via the coding sequence ATGAAGACCATCGTTGCACTTCAGGCCCTCGTTACGGCCGCGCCGCTCGACTTCGAGCCGTCGGCCGCTGAGCTGGAGGCGATCGATCGGGAGATGCCGCTGATCCGGGCGGAGGTCGAGTTGCTGGACGCGCAGATCATGACGATCGACCGCCCGGTCAACGAGCTGGACACCCGCCGGGTGCGCCGGGCCCGCAACCGGGTCCTGGCGGCCCGCCGGGACCTGACCAACCGAGCCGGCACCGAGCACACGGGCGGTGCCGCATGA